In Nicotiana tabacum cultivar K326 chromosome 11, ASM71507v2, whole genome shotgun sequence, a single window of DNA contains:
- the LOC107792327 gene encoding uncharacterized protein LOC107792327 — protein MKNHLFFLLFFIGFFIVSSNGDEVSTLLALKSSLVDPMDHLKDWNLPNNGNSSSSSVHCKWTGVLCNSKGFVDNLDLSNMNLSGRVSDQIQGLKSLSSLNLCCNDFSTALPKSLANLTSLKSIDVNQNNFVGKFPSGLGMASGLRYLNASSNNFEGFLPQDLGNATLLEIMDFRGSFFEGSIPLSFKKLQNLKFLGLSGNNLTGEIPRELGELKAVETIILGYNQFEGSIPAEFGNLSSLQYLDLAVGSLSGQIPAELGKLKNLTTVYLYQNSFEGKIPAEVGNITSLVYLDLSDNNISGEIPNELAGLKNLQLLNLMCNNLSGPIPTKLGGLENLEILELWQNSLNGSLPMNLGEKSPLQWLDVSSNFLTGEIPLGLCDSGNLTKLILFNNSFSGPIPLGLSNCSSLIRVRIQNNLLSGVIPIGFGTLPKLQRLELANNNLTGEIPEDFTLSSTLSFIDVSSNHLESSLPSSILSIPSLQTFAVSNNNLKGNIPDQLQDCPSLSSLDLSSNHFTGKVPQSIASCERLVNLNLSNNQFSGEIPTHIATLPTLSILDLSNNSLVGKIPMDFGSSPALEMLNLSYNKLEGPVPSNGILMTINPNDLIGNAGLCGGILPPCSQNLITTSNVRKTRVNHIIVGFIVGISVIIAVGIMVLAGRSMYNRWYLCNSFFKDFRFSKNNSEWPWRLVAFQRINFTSSDILTCLKESNVIGIGGNGIVYKAEIQRPHSVVAVKKLWRTNGDIEAGEELFAEVDLLGKLRHRNIVRLLGYLHNETDVMMLSEYMPNGNLGAALHGKQAAKMLVDWLSRYNIALGVAHGLAYLHHDCHPPVIHRDVKSSNILLDSDFEARIADFGLARMMLHKNETVSMVAGSYGYIAPEYGYTLKVDEKSDIYSYGVVLLELLTGKMPLDSSFGESIDIVEWVRRKVNNKASEEALDHDVAGQCKHVQEEMLLVLKIALLCTAKLPKERPSMRDIITMLGEAKPRRKSICQNWGYTSSANKDKLIFVHSPVVGLL, from the exons ATGAAAAATCATCTCTTTTTCTTGTTATTTTTCATTGGTTTTTTCATTGTTTCATCAAATGGTGatgaagtttcaacattgttaGCACTAAAGTCCAGTCTTGTTGATCCAATGGATCACCTCAAAGACTGGAATTTGCCAAACAATGGAAACTCAAGTTCAAGTTCTGTTCATTGTAAATGGACTGGTGTCTTGTGCAACTCCAAAGGTTTTGTAGATAATCTTGATTTGTCAAACATGAATCTCAGTGGCAGAGTTTCAGATCAAATTCAAGGGCTAAAGAGTTTGTCTTCACTAAATCTTTGTTGCAATGATTTCTCCACTGCATTGCCAAAGTCATTGGCCAATCTGACTTCTTTAAAGAGCATTGATGTGAACCAAAATAACTTTGTTGGCAAGTTCCCTTCAGGTCTTGGAATGGCTTCTGGATTAAGATATCTCAATGCTTCTAGCAATAACTTTGAGGGGTTTCTCCCTCAGGATCTTGGCAATGCTACATTGCTCGAAATCATGGATTTTCGAGGGAGTTTCTTCGAAGGTTCAATCCCTTTATCGTTCAAGAAACTTCAGAATTTGAAGTTTCTTGGACTATCAGGGAATAATCTTACAGGAGAGATCCCTCGGGAGCTCGGTGAATTGAAAGCTGTAGAGACTATAATTCTTGGATACAATCAGTTTGAAGGTTCAATTCCAGCTGAGTTTGGTAATCTAAGTAGTCTTCAGTATCTTGACTTGGCTGTTGGCAGTTTAAGTGGTCAAATTCCAGCTGAATTAGGCAAGTTGAAGAATCTGACCACTGTGTATTTGTATCAGAATAGTTTTGAAGGGAAGATTCCAGCTGAAGTTGGAAATATTACATCTTTAGTTTACTTGGATCTTTCTGATAACAACATTTCAGGGGAGATTCCGAATGAGTTAGCAGGTTTGAAGAATTTGCAGCTGCTAAATCTCATGTGCAATAACTTAAGTGGTCCTATTCCAACAAAGCTTGGTGGGTTAGAAAATCTTGAGATACTTGAACTATGGCAAAATTCTTTAAACGGTTCTTTGCCTATGAATCTTGGGGAAAAATCTCCCTTGCAATGGTTAGATGTTTCTTCTAATTTCTTGACAGGTGAGATCCCTCTTGGTTTGTGTGATTCTGGCAATCTAACAAAgcttattctctttaacaattctTTCTCTGGACCAATCCCATTAGGCCTCTCTAATTGTTCTTCACTCATCCGAGTTAGAATCCAAAATAATCTTCTTTCAGGTGTAATcccaattggatttggaactctTCCTAAGCTTCAAAGATTGGAATTGGCTAATAACAATCTTACTGGTGAAATTCCTGAGGATTTCACTTTGTCTTCTACACTTTCTTTTATCGATGTCTCCTCGAACCACCTTGAATCATCTTTGCCATCTAGCATTTTGTCTATTCCTAGCCTGCAAACCTTTGCAGTCTCCAATAACAATCTTAAAGGAAACATTCCTGACCAACTCCAAGATTGTCCATCCCTTTCGTCGCTTGATCTTTCGAGCAACCATTTCACGGGGAAAGTTCCTCAAAGTATTGCTTCATGTGAAAGGCTTGTGAATCTTAATCTTAGCAACAATCAATTCAGTGGTGAAATCCCAACTCACATTGCCACATTGCCAACTTTATCTATTCTTGATTTATCAAACAACTCCCTAGTTGGAAAAATACCAATGGACTTTGGTAGTTCTCCAGCTCTAGAAATGCTTAATCTGTCATACAACAAACTTGAGGGTCCAGTTCCAAGCAATGGGATATTAATGACCATTAATCCCAATGATCTAATAGGCAATGCTGGACTTTGTGGTGGCATACTTCCACCGTGTTCTCAAAATCTAATCACCACTTCAAACGTGAGGAAGACTCGTGTGAATCACATAATCGTGGGATTTATTGTTGGGATCTCGGTTATCATAGCTGTTGGGATCATGGTTCTAGCAGGAAGATCAATGTATAACAGATGGTACTTGTGCAACAGCTTCTTCAAAGATTTTCGGTTCAGCAAGAACAATTCAGAATGGCCTTGGAGGCTAGTAGCATTTCAGAGGATTAACTTCACAAGTTCTGATATTCTGACTTGCCTAAAGGAGTCAAATGTGATAGGCATTGGTGGCAATGGAATTGTCTACAAGGCTGAGATTCAGAGGCCACATTCTGTTGTAGCAGTTAAAAAGTTATGGAGAACAAATGGGGACATTGAAGCAGGAGAAGAACTCTTTGCAGAGGTAGATCTTTTAGGGAAGCTTCGTCACAGGAACATCGTTAGGCTATTAGGCTATCTTCACAATGAGACTGATGTCATGATGTTATCTGAATACATGCCTAATGGAAATCTTGGAGCTGCTTTACATGGGAAACAAGCTGCAAAAATGCTCGTGGATTGGTTGTCGAGATACAACATTGCTCTTGGTGTTGCTCATGGCCTCGCTTACCTTCACCATGATTGCCATCCACCAGTCATACATCGGGATGTCAAGTCAAGCAACATTCTTCTTGATTCAGATTTTGAGGCAAGAATTGCAGATTTTGGCTTGGCGAGAATGATGCTTCACAAGAATGAGACTGTCTCTATGGTAGCAGGATCATATGGCTATATAGCACCAG AATATGGATACACATTGAAGGTTGATGAGAAGAGCGACATATACAGTTATGGGGTAGTGCTTTTGGAGCTTCTGACCGGAAAAATGCCATTAGACTCTTCTTTTGGAGAATCCATTGACATTGTAGAATGGGTTAGAAGGAAAGTGAACAACAAGGCATCAGAAGAAGCATTAGATCATGATGTAGCTGGTCAATGTAAACATGTTCAAGAAGAGATGCTTCTTGTTCTAAAGATTGCACTTCTTTGCACTGCAAAGCTTCCAAAAGAAAGGCCATCCATGAGAGACATTATAACTATGCTTGGAGAGGCAAAACCAAGAAGGAAAAGCATTTGCCAAAATTGGGGTTATACTAGTAGTGCTAACAAAGACAAGTTAATTTTTGTACATTCACCAGTTGTAGGCCTTCTATAA
- the LOC107792328 gene encoding uncharacterized protein LOC107792328 has protein sequence MRYATFSFGCSSNENCYSKTKKIAVFLSQIPRYRRWYNSSSAGLSSRFSSPDAHPILRSCGLQHWFKNWQELRKNKLTASTFSQAVGFFPKRRPQLWLEKIGAIEPFSGNLATCWSNIKEEEALERYKLITGNPVSFTDFQVYREMKREDDWLAASPDGVVDKFVYHLPSRGVLEIKCPFFKGDMSAATPWKRIPIFYVPQAQGLMEILDRDWMDFYVWTTKGSSLFRLHRDEEYWKLLKIALSDFWWKHVQPAKELYERSQIKNPLVELGFYKPEPQHELFRSIIYESRRVLDNSVLLMREIDGKLQN, from the coding sequence ATGCGTTATGCcactttcagttttggatgttcATCAAATGAGAATTGCTATAGCAAAACCAAGAAGATAGCAGTTTTTCTTTCTCAAATTCCTAGGTATAGAAGATGGTACAACAGCAGTAGTGCTGGACTTTCTTCGAGATTTTCCTCACCCGACGCTCATCCAATTCTTCGATCCTGTGGTCTTCAGCATTGGTTCAAGAATTGGCAAGAATTGAGAAAGAATAAACTTACAGCTAGCACTTTTAGTCAAGCTGTTGGTTTTTTTCCTAAGCGCAGACCCCAACTCTGGTTGGAGAAAATCGGGGCGATTGAACCCTTCTCGGGGAATTTAGCTACGTGTTGGAGTAACATCAAAGAAGAGGAGGCTCTTGAGAGGTATAAGCTGATAACTGGAAATCCTGTCTCTTTTACTGATTTTCAGGTATATCGGGAAATGAAGAGAGAGGATGACTGGCTTGCAGCTTCCCCTGATGGCGTGGTTGACAAGTTTGTTTATCATTTGCCATCGAGAGGGGTTTTGGAGATCAAATGCCCTTTCTTCAAAGGCGATATGAGTGCTGCAACTCCTTGGAAAAGAATTCCGATCTTTTATGTTCCACAAGCACAGGGTTTAATGGAAATATTGGATCGAGATTGGATGGACTTTTATGTTTGGACTACCAAAGGAAGCAGTTTGTTTAGGTTGCATCGTGACGAAGAATATTGGAAGCTCTTGAAGATTGCACTTTCTGACTTCTGGTGGAAGCACGTCCAGCCAGCAAAGGAGTTGTACGAGAGATCACAGATCAAAAATCCCCTTGTCGAACTAGGCTTCTATAAGCCAGAACCTCAGCATGAATTGTTCCGGTCTATCATCTATGAAAGCAGGCGTGTGCTTGACAATTCCGTGTTGCTTATGCGTGAAAtagatggaaaattacaaaacTGA